GTCTGCTTACGGCTGGGGTGACCTGTCATTGCCAGCCGATACGGATGCACTGCTGCTGCGCCTGGTGGAGCTGAACACCAGGCGAGCCAATGAAGAAGCTGCGGGCCTTGTGCGTTGGTTGCGGGCAGACTTCCAGAGCGGCACGGGGCAAGGTGAGCAAACCTCCATTGAAGGTGCGACCGAAGCCGACGAGGACGGTGACGCGGTCAAGCCAGTGGCAGCCAAAGTTGCTGTTGCGCAGAAGCCGTGGCCTAGCGGGTTGGCAGACCAAATCAAGGCCGTGGCCGACATACTGGCAGATTCCGGTACGAGTCTCGACCTTGACGGCCTTGCATCGCGCTTCAGCAACAAGGGGCGTTGCCGTGAACGCATTCCAATCATCTTGGATGCCCTGGTCGCCATTGGGCGAGCGCGCGTGCAGTCTGATGGCCGATGGATAGATTCAGGTTTCAACTGAGAGTTGCCCACTGCACAACGGAGCTAACTGGATAGTCCGTCCTCAGAGATAGAACTCGCCGGGTTCCTTGGTGCGGTTGTCTTCAATGCGTTCGAGAGCATCGCGCCTTTTACGATTATCAGCGTGGTGATACATCTGTGAAGTGGTGTTGATGCTGGCGTGGCCCAAGCGGTCGGCAGCATCCCTGATCGGGTACTCGGCATTGATGGCCTCAGAGGCACCGCTGTGTCTGAACCAGTGCGGTGAAATGTTGCGGATGCTCTCAATCAGTTGTTCATGCTCGTCCAGCGGAAGTTCAGTGCCTTCGCGCTCGAGGCGCGCGGCGGTGGCCTCTGCGACGAGCTTGACCTCGCGGTAGATGGAAGTCGAGGTGCAAGGCTTGTTCGGAGTGCGGCCTTTGCCAGGCCGGATCGGGAGAATAGCCGGCTGATCCTCCATGACAGCAAGGAGGGACGGCAGCTCGTTATGCATCCGGTATTGGCTCAGCTCCATGATCACACCGCTGGTTACTTCGAAGGATCGTTCTTTGCGGCCTTTCCCAACGACGGTCAGGGTCCAGATGTTGTGATGCTTCTTGAAGGAGGACATCTTGATCGACGACGCCTCGGCCAGCCTGATCCATAACCCGTAGAGCATGACAATGATCCAGCGCCGGCGGGCCGCTCGCAACAACTTCTCTTTGTCTGTGGCTTCGAGTCTGGATATTTCGATGGTCACAAGCATTTCGGCGTACACGCGCGGTGAAAAATGACGCGATACCTT
This is a stretch of genomic DNA from Rhodoferax ferrireducens T118. It encodes these proteins:
- a CDS encoding tyrosine-type recombinase/integrase, encoding MNSEIARSDGFDFQLPAVGQGNAPISADAQAMGQWLAIYKLRSPNTFRTYFKEGKRWLAWLEFRRGPTQSSHLQVASEDDVQTYLLALGRPEDKRGSEDQPFQPTVLPGHLLTKYRLTSQPFLKEHLPRSMAHALSSVSALYTFLGKSIDSGSEAYVRHNPTLRLSRLMDHRVHKVSRHFSPRVYAEMLVTIEISRLEATDKEKLLRAARRRWIIVMLYGLWIRLAEASSIKMSSFKKHHNIWTLTVVGKGRKERSFEVTSGVIMELSQYRMHNELPSLLAVMEDQPAILPIRPGKGRTPNKPCTSTSIYREVKLVAEATAARLEREGTELPLDEHEQLIESIRNISPHWFRHSGASEAINAEYPIRDAADRLGHASINTTSQMYHHADNRKRRDALERIEDNRTKEPGEFYL